In Lodderomyces beijingensis strain CBS 14171 genome assembly, chromosome: 3, the genomic window TTGGAAAATGATGCGCTTGTCGTCATCCAGCAAGTTTTCCAGTTTTTGGGTCACTTTTAGCTGTTCTATGAGCAGCGCTAGCTCGGCCTGTAGCCGATCATTATTCTTAAACACTTGAACATCCTGTAACTCGTCCATAGCATGTTCAAACAAACACTCACCTTGAACATGGGTGTGGTAGTTGGTATCACCATTCACTTGGTCGCTCCgactgaaaaaaaaaataaaaaaaattcaatccaagcaccaccaagaagTCACCACGGAGAAAAGCCATTTCATACAACCAGCTCCCTAGCCCCTCCTCCCTTTAGTCCCCAATAGAGCCCGCCATGTCAGCAGTATCGCAGCAGCCAGTTAAGTCGTTATACTACAAGATTACCCAAATTCGCTCGACGATAGGGATGCCCCCGAAAACAAGATCTGCATTGCACGCCTTGGGTTTGCGCCGGAGAAACCAAGTAGTCTTTGCCAAATGTGCGCCTTCCTCGGCAAACACGTTGACGCGAGTGAAAGAGATGGTGAAGGTCGAAGTAACGGATTACAAGTTGACCAGAGAAGAGGTCAATCGGGCGAGAAAGTTCCCCAAAGGATttgagttgatcaaaaacgGCACCTTGAAAACCTATGAATAGACAGGTTCAGTTTGGGGCTTAGAGACCAAGGAGCACCTTTTGTAAATAGACTGACAGGGAATGACAAGAGAAGAGGTCAATCTGGCGAGAAAGTTCCCCAAAGGATttgagttgatcaaaaacgGTACCTTGAAAACCTATGAATAGATAGGTTCAGTTTGGGGTTTAGAGACCAAGAAGCACCTTTTGTAAATAGACTGACAGGGAATGACACGGTTGaatatatacacatatcACGAATGGTTTCactgttttttcttttgggtTCATTTCTGGGTACTACTCCGTGGGCACTAAAtcgctgtttttttttttttttttttttttttgaagcgCCGTTTCGTCATAATAAGGTCTGATTCACCCTACAATGTATATCAGACCTGTTGATCTCAACCGCTGGAGCGTTAAGAGCTCTAATAGGCTTCTGCCAGCCTCTGCCAGCCGTAGTGCCATCGCCAGTTGAATGATTGGATAAATTTTTACGGGTTTTGCATATAGACGCTCTCTGGTGCGTGTATCTGTTTGCCGCCAATAGGCGTCCGATGAAAAACGTTTACTCATGAACTTTTCATCTCCAGACCCACATTCACTGCAAAGAAAGACACCAACAAGCCTCTTTCAAGTATACACCGAAGTTGTCTCATTGGCGCCTCTCCTAGACTGCCGTCTGATCACTGCTATTGTCGCCATTTACATCGGAACAACACAggaccttttttttaccaaaTTCGCACAGCTAGATCGTCATGTTCCAGTATATAAAAGCCACGCAAAGAAACAGGCTAACACACTCGTTATTCAGTTCAACTTTTGCCATTTGCTTCTTGCTAGTCGGAGCCAACTCTGTTTTGCCCTGTCCCGTGGACAGTCTACGTGGAAACGAGACAAACGAGAAATTCAAGCAACAGGAAGAGCTCATGAGGAAACAAAAGGCAGAGAGCCTAGAGAGGTCAACGTGAAAAGGAAGCGTCTTTGGTATGGAGTGAAACCAATACCTGAGCTGGTGAACTGAAAAGTACCAAGAAGTGCCGGGCACTGCaatcaaagaagaaaaaaaaaatacaaacaAGCGATTCCGAAGCATCACTATTTTTCCCCTACACCCAGAAGCGTTTTGAAGAGTTTTTTGGTGCGGTGGGTGTTCTTCAACGAAGTTGCCTTTCTTCTGCCTCGCCTGGGACGGACTCAAAATGATTGACTTTGCATGTTCGTATGGGGCGCAtctttcaagtcctcgCCCTCATTCGACGACTATTTATACGACAGTTTTTTTTAGCAAGAATTAATAAAGCGATTTAATCTTGGACCATCGATTCAAATTGCACGTTTTTCACAAAGGCACGCAGTTGGTGCCTCTCCCCAAAATTCCGACAGCAGGATCGAAGTGTTTAGCGGGAGTGAGTCTGTTGGTTtctggttcaacttgacccaATTCGATACACAAGGAcaattttcaattcttcgGGTCTTTGATAGGCTGCTCTAACAGGGTTCAGCCCGCTCAAACCATAAAAACCGGATGCCGCGGTGGAGCATCCACACCTTCTTGAAACTTTTGGGCCGCTACgctcaaaaaaaatagatcAGGTGACTCTAACTATCCAACACACGAGACTTAAAGCTATCTTCGAGAAGCAATCACGAACTCTTATCGGCCTCGAGAAGCGTTTGACAACCTCGAGAGAAgacagttgttgtttcatCTGTCAAGATGTCACGTGAGCGACTGCTACCAAGTGTGTTTCTTACCTTTTGACAGGTGGGGTCCCAATTGGGAAATTTGGTAAACATCTTCTTCCGTCGCTATACCGTCTCTCCTCGACTCCATCGTCCCTGGAAAgacatatacatatatacgtatatatatatatgccAGTTGCTCTCCCATTCGCTTGTTGCTGAGATTGAATACCCACGTCAAGAATGCAAGACATCACCAACGTGAACCAGACAAGCGCGACTCCCAACATTATAGACGATTACAAGCCAATGAAACCAAAGTTCAAATTCCGAAATATGGACAAGCCGATAACAAAGACGTTTGCCGATAGCAAGAAAGAGAACAAAAATCCCTTGCAGCACATCCTAGACGCTAGCAgagccaagttgaaagaggtCAAGATCCAATTGCCTGGCGTCGCGAGCGAAGACGCTACACCCCCCTCGATTGCTCCGCAATCGACCTCGACGCCTCCGCGTGGAACCAACGCTAGAAAAGCAGTGCATATTTTTGAAGACAAAGCACCGCTGCATGTGTCCCCCACGGCGAATAAACGAACGGCGTCGGATGACGCAGGGGCTATGTTGCCGAATAAGGTTCAGTCGACGCCAAAActgaaggagaagaaggcgatgttgttgagactGAAACTGCCACAGCggaaacaagaagaaaaagaaaatgaaaaagatgatGCAGGTGTCAAAGGGGAAGAGGAGCAAGAGGATGAGTTGGCTTGTCATGCTAACCATATACTTCGTATGGCTATCGACTCCACCATGTTTGGTTCATTCAACTCGACCACGTTGCCTCACTTGACTACTGTGAATAATAGCGAGTTTAACGACGACGATACTGAAGACGAGGATAGCATAACTGgggagagaaaaagggGCAGGAGCCGGTTAATCAGCAAAGCCCCAGTTGAGATCAACGAGGACGATTTGCGGGCTGCAATTGGGGAATAACAATCATCGAGGGTTTTGCTGTTTCACCCACAcactctctttctctctctacCAAGTTGTCAGCGTCTTGAGAGATTTTTAATAAGCGACGGTCGGACTGGTTCGGGCTCTCCGGGGTAAATTTTTGGAGACAAAAATAGATTGCATTATAGATAGATATACATAGGAAAAAATGTACTGGgatttcatcttcatttcCTATAAATGATACATGTTGctgaaaaagttttggGGTCAGCGTCAGCGTCAGCATCAGCGTGGGGTCGAAAATTGTGCAGCTTTCATGGTGAAAGCTATCGCGTCCACTGCAGCCCTGACGCTTCTATAGTTCATCATATAGTCAAGCaaacatttttcaaaaatttcttTCGTCTCTGGCAACAAGTCATCTCTAGTGgcaatttccaaaatgttGACGAGGTTGAGTCGCGGAAACATAGCCTCGTTCTTGCCCTTGTCAATAGCGGAAAACAAGCGTCCCATCGGTAAGAACAAGTCTTGTGCCGTGATTGGCTCCGTTTTTACTGCGATGCTCTTTCTTACAAACACATCAACGAGCTCcacaatcttttcaatatcttcttcttgttgttcttccttttctttgtcTCGTACATCCTCGGATTTGTCATGGCAGTGGCTCTCGATTATCTCCACGCACAATTCTCCAGTCATGGCATCGCCgccagcaacaactttaTGGAAAAAATGACTTTCAATGAGATCAATTGTCAGATCGACATCGCCGTGCGATGCAAAACACCGCAAGATttgcatcaacaagttATTGGAAAATGACCGGAGCATGGCGTTATCTTTGCTGTTGCTCAACACGACATCTTCAATGCTGATCTTGCCGTCTGGGTAATCTCTCATTATGAAATTACAATACGCGAGTTGAACCAACTCGTATACATCGTGCGTCAATCCAAAGTTCAAGATTCTAACCCACACATCGTCGCCAaccatcatcttcagcttcgtcgtcgtcatcatcgccatcggCGACAAATTAGACTTTGTCAAGCACATCCTGAGGACAGTTGCAAGATCTTCGGCGTAGCCTTCACCAATCATCACgtccaagatcttggcgAGTGGCATAACTGTGAGGTCCACTTTACCCTCGACTAACCATTGCACAAAATATCGTATGGCCAAGTGCGTTTGTCTCGTGTTTAACAACGAGCATATATAGCTCAGTAGATAAATCTGCACTAGGCTCTCACCGTGTGTTTCGTGAATCTTGATCCAAGCCTTGTTATACTTGGCCACGTCAGTTAGATCATTATTGAATCGAAACAAATACAAATATAACCAATCGATTTTGGCTCGAGTGACGGGGTTCTTGGCCTGTTTATGATACGCCATCCAGGTGTTATTGGACCTCACGAAATTTTCATCTTTCGACTCGGCGAGGTATCGATACTCGAGCTTGT contains:
- a CDS encoding mitochondrial 54S ribosomal protein uL30m — translated: MSAVSQQPVKSLYYKITQIRSTIGMPPKTRSALHALGLRRRNQVVFAKCAPSSANTLTRVKEMVKVEVTDYKLTREEVNRARKFPKGFELIKNGTLKTYE